In Saccharolobus solfataricus, a genomic segment contains:
- a CDS encoding DUF2173 family protein translates to MLDKVPGIIAVFRFREGKLAKIYGQDISMDLDKLSNILVENMRIGETEAKELKFLEPFRGFAMILDDTGVVFVDDYLVITDAKKTNWDLLVKSILKGEVIRSG, encoded by the coding sequence ATGTTAGATAAAGTACCGGGTATAATTGCCGTATTTAGATTTCGTGAGGGTAAACTTGCAAAAATATACGGTCAAGATATCTCAATGGACCTAGATAAATTAAGTAACATTTTAGTAGAGAATATGAGAATTGGCGAAACTGAAGCTAAAGAGTTAAAGTTTCTTGAGCCGTTCAGAGGATTTGCTATGATATTAGATGATACGGGAGTTGTATTCGTAGATGACTATTTAGTAATAACTGATGCTAAGAAAACCAATTGGGACTTATTGGTTAAGTCTATTTTAAAAGGAGAGGTGATAAGAAGTGGGTAG
- a CDS encoding rubrerythrin family protein: protein MKELKGTKTAENLRHAFCGEAMANRRYLYFAKRADEEGYPEIAGLLRSIAEGETAHAFGHLDFIRQGGIGDPATDKPIGTLEQMLESAVAGETYEWTQMYPGYAKVAREEGFNEIAEWFETLARAEKSHAEKFTGVLNQLKGGK, encoded by the coding sequence ATGAAAGAGCTAAAAGGAACCAAAACTGCTGAAAACTTGAGGCATGCATTCTGCGGAGAAGCAATGGCTAACCGAAGGTATCTATATTTCGCTAAAAGAGCTGATGAGGAAGGATACCCTGAAATTGCTGGATTGTTAAGAAGCATAGCAGAAGGTGAAACTGCCCACGCATTTGGTCACTTAGATTTCATAAGGCAAGGAGGAATTGGCGATCCAGCTACTGATAAACCAATAGGAACATTAGAGCAAATGTTAGAATCAGCAGTAGCAGGAGAAACTTACGAATGGACGCAAATGTACCCAGGCTATGCTAAGGTAGCTAGAGAAGAAGGGTTTAATGAAATTGCAGAATGGTTTGAAACCTTGGCAAGAGCTGAGAAAAGCCATGCTGAGAAATTCACTGGAGTGCTTAACCAACTAAAGGGAGGCAAGTAA